Proteins found in one Amphiura filiformis chromosome 14, Afil_fr2py, whole genome shotgun sequence genomic segment:
- the LOC140168892 gene encoding uncharacterized protein: MNMMKGEISKLKENGTLSFNTTDASISQHVGVSLSQTTMLTTERPQVSTLSPSQTTTLTKETPQDSTTSPPVNCPMVRVSSSAASDVSTNQHVGVSPSTTTTLTTETPQDSTTCVPVNCPMVRVNSSAASDASTNQHVGVSPSQTTTLTTETSQDSTTYPPINCSDGESSSQPTQTQQSHGSSGGAVYVRWGKTVCPANATLVYKGLAGGSWYEESGGGSNYLCLTLTPEYADYDADVNSYRAYVYSAEYKIGSFAPISFSYQHHEVPCAVCRADNRVSHVMIPAMMTCPDSWTREYWGYLMATRHIYRSSEFVCVDQNPEILAGSSAAGENGALFHPVESRCDRGNLPCGPYIDGAELTCVVCTK; this comes from the exons atgaacatgatgaaaggtgAAATTAGCAAGCTTAAGGAAAATG GAACATTGTCTTTTAATACTACAGATGCCTCTATCAGCCAGCATGTTGGGGTTAGTCTAAGTCAGACTACCATGCTGACAACAGAGAGACCTCAAGTCTCAACACTTAGCCCAAGCCAGACAACTACGCTGACAAAAGAGACACCTCAAGACTCAACAACCAGTCCACCAGTAAATTGCCCCATGGTGAGAGTTAGTAGCAGTGCAGCAAGTG ATGTCTCTACCAACCAACATGTTGGTGTTAGCCCAAGCACGACAACCACGCTGACAACAGAGACACCTCAAGACTCAACAACCTGTGTACCAGTCAATTGCCCCATGGTGAGAGTTAATAGCAGTGCAGCAAGTG ATGCCTCTACCAACCAGCATGTTGGGGTTAGCCCAAGCCAGACAACCACGCTGACAACAGAGACATCCCAAGACTCAACAACCTACCCACCAATCAATTGTTCTGATGGCGAGAGTTCATCCCAGCCAACACAAACACAGCAAAGCCATGGCAGCTCAGGTGGTGCAGTGTATGTAAGATGGGGTAAAACTGTGTGTCCAGCAAATGCTACTCTGGTCTACAAAG GTCTTGCTGGAGGCAGCTGGTATGAAGAATCAGGCGGTGGTTCTAATTATCTGTGTCTAACATTGACTCCAGAGTATGCGGACTACGATGCAGATGTAAACTCATATAGGGCATATGTCTATTCTGCCGAATACAAAATAGGTTCCTTCGCACCAATATCATTCAGCTATCAACATCACGAGGTGCCCTGTGCAGTATGTCGAGCAGATAATCGTGTAAGCCATGTCATGATACCGGCAATGATGACATGTCCTGACTCTTGGACTCGTGAATATTGGGGTTATTTGATGGCAACCAGACACATTTACCGTAGTTCTGAGTTTGTTTGCGTTGACCAAAACCCAGAAATATTGGCAGGATCTAGTGCCGCCGGTGAGAACGGGGCATTGTTTCATCCTGTTGAAAGTCGATGTGATCGTGGTAATTTGCCATGTGGTCCATACATCGACGGAGCAGAACTCACATGTGTTGTCTGCACGAAATAG